In a single window of the Streptomyces sp. NBC_00094 genome:
- a CDS encoding LON peptidase substrate-binding domain-containing protein codes for MTTARLPLFPLNAVLFPGLVLPLNVFEERYRAMMRELLTIDDPEPRRFAVVAIRDGREVAPTAPGMPDQTALPEKGPAAGFGADPVQAFHRVGCIADAASIRERANGSFEVMATGTTRVKLLSVDASGPFLVAEVEEIPEERGEDAGTLSEGVLRAFRTYQKRLAGARERSLTTSELPDDPSVVSYLVAAAAVLDTPSKQRLLQAPDTATRLREELALLRAETAVLRHLPSLPAVDLTQGPTNPN; via the coding sequence GTGACCACCGCTCGACTGCCTCTCTTCCCGCTCAACGCGGTGCTGTTCCCTGGCCTCGTGCTGCCGCTGAACGTCTTCGAGGAGCGTTATCGCGCCATGATGCGCGAGCTGCTCACCATCGACGACCCGGAGCCGCGCCGCTTCGCCGTCGTCGCCATCCGGGACGGGCGCGAGGTCGCACCGACCGCCCCCGGAATGCCGGACCAGACCGCGCTGCCGGAGAAGGGCCCCGCGGCCGGCTTCGGCGCCGACCCGGTCCAGGCCTTCCACCGGGTCGGCTGTATCGCCGACGCGGCGAGCATCCGGGAGCGCGCGAACGGCAGCTTCGAGGTCATGGCGACCGGGACGACCCGGGTGAAGCTCCTGTCGGTCGACGCGAGCGGACCGTTCCTGGTCGCCGAGGTCGAGGAGATCCCGGAAGAGCGCGGCGAGGACGCCGGCACCCTCTCCGAGGGCGTGCTGCGGGCCTTCCGCACCTACCAGAAGCGGCTGGCGGGGGCGCGCGAGCGGTCGCTGACGACGAGCGAGCTGCCGGACGATCCGTCGGTGGTGTCGTACCTCGTGGCGGCGGCGGCGGTGCTCGACACCCCGTCGAAGCAGCGGCTGCTCCAGGCGCCGGACACGGCGACGCGGCTGCGCGAGGAGCTGGCGCTGCTGCGCGCGGAGACGGCGGTGCTGCGGCACCTGCCCTCCCTGCCGGCGGTCGACCTGACGCAGGGTCCGACGAACCCGAACTGA
- the ybaK gene encoding Cys-tRNA(Pro) deacylase: protein MAKKQKKNSGGTPATVALTTAGTPFTLHAYEHDPASPSYGEEAAEALGVSPDRVFKTLVADVDGELTVAVVPVAGQLDLKALASAVGGKRAAMADPAAAERTTGYVRGGISPLGQRKRLRTVLDASASDHATICISAGRRGLEVELAPADLAALTSAVVAPIGRG, encoded by the coding sequence GTGGCGAAGAAGCAGAAGAAGAACAGCGGCGGCACCCCGGCCACGGTCGCGCTGACCACGGCCGGCACCCCGTTCACCCTGCACGCGTACGAGCACGACCCGGCCTCCCCCTCGTACGGCGAGGAGGCCGCGGAGGCGCTCGGTGTCTCCCCCGACCGGGTCTTCAAGACGCTGGTGGCCGACGTCGACGGCGAGCTGACGGTCGCGGTGGTCCCCGTCGCGGGCCAGTTGGACCTGAAGGCGCTGGCCTCGGCGGTCGGCGGGAAGCGCGCGGCGATGGCCGACCCGGCCGCGGCGGAGCGCACGACGGGGTACGTACGGGGCGGCATCTCGCCCCTGGGCCAGCGCAAGCGCCTGCGTACGGTCCTCGACGCCTCGGCCTCGGACCACGCGACGATCTGCATCTCGGCGGGCCGCCGCGGCCTGGAGGTCGAGCTCGCCCCCGCGGATCTGGCCGCCCTCACCTCGGCGGTCGTCGCCCCGATCGGCCGCGGCTGA
- a CDS encoding DUF2567 domain-containing protein: protein MTAPLTPPHQPPNDPDWPPPPPPMLGPAGDPITSAEVLLGVVVTVVSAVAGALLGGLWLWLAPRVLLISDGKGVYLRDSEGESAIGADGTFVLLALAFGAVAALVVFLLRREGGVPPVLGLAVGGVLGSLLAWGVGTYFGPARDVVAHAKSVGPDVVFEAPLELNMAAAAMLAWPLAAMIVHLVLTALFGPRDPEPDGPWGPAQPEQKSL from the coding sequence GTGACCGCACCCCTGACTCCGCCTCACCAGCCGCCGAACGACCCCGACTGGCCCCCGCCGCCTCCGCCGATGCTCGGCCCCGCCGGGGACCCGATCACGTCGGCCGAGGTCCTGCTGGGGGTCGTCGTGACCGTCGTGTCGGCGGTCGCGGGTGCGCTGCTGGGCGGGCTGTGGCTGTGGCTGGCGCCGCGCGTCCTGCTGATCTCGGACGGCAAGGGGGTCTACCTCCGCGACTCCGAGGGCGAGTCGGCGATCGGAGCGGACGGCACGTTCGTCCTCCTCGCCCTGGCCTTCGGCGCCGTCGCCGCGCTCGTCGTCTTCCTGCTGCGCCGCGAGGGCGGGGTCCCGCCGGTCCTCGGCCTGGCCGTCGGCGGCGTCCTCGGCTCGCTGCTCGCCTGGGGCGTGGGGACGTACTTCGGCCCGGCGCGGGACGTGGTCGCCCACGCGAAGTCGGTCGGCCCCGACGTCGTCTTCGAGGCACCGCTCGAACTGAACATGGCGGCCGCCGCGATGCTGGCCTGGCCACTCGCGGCGATGATCGTGCACCTCGTGCTCACGGCGCTCTTCGGCCCCCGCGACCCGGAACCGGACGGCCCCTGGGGACCGGCGCAGCCGGAGCAGAAGAGCCTCTGA
- a CDS encoding ABC transporter permease translates to MPTDALPVRAPGSEDGAAPLAPRAKLLPSLAAVYRAQLSRARVARIPLLFVATFQSIGIMVLMRGVVDGGSEARAVVAGSTVLVVAFVALNLLAQYFGQLRASGGLDHYATLPVPPAAVVLGAAGAYASFTVPGTAVTAVAGSVLFGLPLGQLWILGAVVPLAGAALAGLGAALGLLAPRQELATLLGQLGMSAALLLGVLPAERLPEPIVWARDLLPSTYGVEALARTFEPHPDWAAVGLDLAVCGAVGVVSLAVATWAYRRAAVR, encoded by the coding sequence CTGCCGACCGACGCGCTCCCCGTCCGCGCGCCCGGTTCCGAGGACGGCGCAGCGCCCCTCGCCCCGCGCGCCAAGCTGCTGCCCTCGCTGGCCGCCGTCTACCGCGCGCAGCTCTCGCGCGCCCGGGTGGCCCGGATCCCGCTGCTCTTCGTGGCCACCTTCCAGTCGATCGGGATCATGGTCCTGATGCGCGGGGTCGTCGACGGGGGATCCGAGGCGCGGGCCGTCGTGGCCGGTTCCACCGTCCTCGTCGTCGCCTTCGTCGCGCTCAACCTGCTCGCCCAGTACTTCGGGCAGCTGCGGGCGAGCGGCGGCCTCGACCACTACGCCACCCTGCCCGTGCCGCCCGCGGCCGTCGTGCTCGGCGCGGCCGGCGCGTACGCCTCCTTCACCGTGCCCGGGACGGCCGTCACCGCCGTCGCCGGATCCGTGCTCTTCGGGCTGCCCCTCGGCCAGCTGTGGATCCTCGGCGCCGTCGTCCCGCTCGCCGGGGCGGCGCTCGCCGGACTCGGCGCCGCCCTCGGGCTCCTCGCGCCCCGGCAGGAGCTGGCCACGCTCCTCGGCCAGCTCGGCATGTCGGCGGCGCTGCTCCTCGGCGTGCTCCCGGCCGAACGGCTGCCGGAGCCGATCGTCTGGGCGCGGGACCTGCTGCCTTCGACGTACGGCGTGGAGGCCCTCGCCCGTACCTTCGAACCGCACCCCGACTGGGCCGCCGTAGGCCTCGACCTCGCCGTCTGCGGGGCGGTCGGCGTGGTCTCCCTCGCGGTCGCCACCTGGGCGTACCGACGGGCTGCCGTCCGCTGA